From a single Calothrix sp. NIES-2098 genomic region:
- a CDS encoding mannitol 2-dehydrogenase yields the protein MNSNISADSAIKLNEASLSRLGNNVRVPQYDRHQITNGIVHIGVGGFHRAHQALYLDNYFHQHPGSDWGITGVGLLEFDKRMRDALNYQDCLYTLVERSPEGDKARVIGAITKYLFAPDNRQAVINTLADPKCRIVTLTITEGGYYYIEGSGEFDANHPTIQYDLQNPDQPIGVYGFLTAALARRRQRGIAPFTVLSCDNLQGNGNIAHEMLTAYAEMRDPELRRWIAEHVTFPNCMVDRITPATTPDDIKMVAEQFKIDDAFPVVAEPFLQWVVEDEFCAGRPDWEDVGVQMTNDVHPYEMMKIRLLNASHLLIGYLGTLAGYTYVHEVMADPMIRQAVENLMAEVTPTLQPVPGIDLDNYKQTLIERFANPKIRDQLPRLCLNSSAKMPKFVLGSVRDALRQKGAIEYMSLTVAAWFRYLNGLDDKGNSIPIDDPIAGTLTQLARDSGSDPKPLLNLTEIFGDLSQSAPFVDAVTNHLRRLYELGAKETLARFSLVH from the coding sequence ATGAACAGCAATATCAGCGCAGACTCAGCAATCAAGCTGAATGAAGCTTCCCTATCTCGTTTAGGCAATAACGTCCGCGTACCCCAGTACGATCGCCACCAAATTACTAACGGCATTGTCCATATCGGTGTGGGCGGGTTCCATCGGGCACACCAGGCATTATATCTCGATAACTACTTTCATCAGCATCCCGGCAGCGATTGGGGAATCACCGGGGTGGGGCTACTAGAATTCGACAAACGAATGCGGGATGCACTGAACTATCAAGATTGTTTGTATACCTTAGTTGAACGTTCCCCCGAAGGTGACAAAGCTCGTGTCATTGGTGCAATTACAAAATATCTCTTTGCCCCAGATAACCGCCAAGCCGTCATTAACACCTTAGCAGATCCCAAATGCCGCATCGTCACCCTCACTATTACCGAAGGCGGCTACTACTATATTGAAGGTAGCGGTGAATTTGATGCTAATCATCCAACAATTCAGTACGATTTACAGAATCCCGACCAGCCAATTGGCGTATATGGCTTTTTGACAGCCGCCTTAGCTCGTCGCCGTCAACGGGGAATAGCACCGTTTACCGTATTATCCTGCGACAATTTGCAAGGTAACGGCAACATTGCCCACGAAATGTTGACCGCTTATGCAGAAATGCGCGATCCAGAGTTGCGACGTTGGATTGCTGAACATGTGACCTTCCCCAACTGCATGGTCGATCGCATTACTCCCGCCACAACTCCAGACGATATCAAAATGGTGGCAGAACAGTTTAAAATTGATGATGCCTTTCCTGTTGTGGCTGAACCATTTCTTCAGTGGGTAGTCGAAGACGAATTTTGTGCGGGTAGACCTGATTGGGAAGACGTGGGCGTGCAGATGACCAACGATGTTCATCCCTATGAGATGATGAAAATCCGGCTACTCAACGCCAGTCACCTGTTAATTGGCTATCTCGGCACATTAGCGGGCTACACCTACGTTCATGAAGTGATGGCCGACCCCATGATTAGGCAAGCCGTCGAAAATTTAATGGCAGAAGTTACGCCCACACTCCAACCCGTACCGGGAATTGACTTAGATAATTACAAACAAACCTTAATAGAACGCTTTGCCAATCCCAAGATTCGCGATCAACTCCCCCGCCTTTGCCTCAATAGCTCCGCCAAAATGCCAAAATTTGTTTTAGGCTCAGTCCGTGACGCCCTGCGCCAAAAAGGAGCAATTGAATACATGAGCCTCACAGTAGCAGCTTGGTTCCGTTACCTCAACGGGCTGGACGATAAAGGTAACTCCATCCCCATTGATGACCCCATAGCAGGTACTTTAACGCAACTTGCTCGTGACAGTGGTTCAGACCCCAAACCATTACTCAACCTCACCGAGATTTTTGGCGATTTATCTCAGTCAGCGCCTTTTGTCGATGCAGTTACCAACCATTTACGCCGATTGTATGAGTTGGGAGCGAAAGAAACCCTAGCGCGATTCTCCTTGGTACATTGA
- a CDS encoding putative ABC transporter permease protein has translation MARKNSKLWLWTLLGWLVAVLLFFPIFWMFITSFKTEVAAVSTPPQLFFRPTLENYVAIQDRANYFNYAFNSVAVSLGATILALLLAVPAAYAMAFFPTKRTKGTLLWMLSTKMLPPVGVLVPIYILCRNAGLLDTRIGLIIIYTLINLPIVVWMIYSFFKEVPKDILEADRMDGATTQQELLHVLLPLALPGIASTALLSIILSWNEAFWSLNLTTADAAPLTAFIASFSSPQGLFWAKLSAASTLAIAPILIFGWLSQRQLVRGLTFGAVK, from the coding sequence ATGGCACGTAAAAACTCGAAGCTTTGGCTATGGACATTACTGGGGTGGCTGGTTGCTGTTCTATTATTTTTCCCCATCTTCTGGATGTTTATCACCAGTTTCAAAACCGAAGTCGCGGCAGTTTCCACACCCCCGCAGTTATTTTTCCGCCCGACATTAGAAAACTATGTTGCTATCCAAGACCGGGCAAATTATTTCAATTATGCATTTAACAGCGTAGCCGTTTCCCTTGGAGCCACCATACTTGCATTACTGCTTGCCGTACCTGCTGCTTACGCGATGGCATTCTTCCCCACGAAACGCACCAAGGGAACTCTGCTGTGGATGCTGTCTACGAAAATGCTGCCACCTGTCGGCGTACTAGTCCCCATCTACATTTTGTGTCGCAATGCTGGGTTACTAGATACCCGCATCGGTTTGATTATCATTTATACCTTGATTAACTTGCCGATTGTCGTTTGGATGATTTACAGCTTCTTTAAAGAAGTTCCCAAAGATATTCTCGAAGCCGATCGCATGGATGGCGCAACCACACAGCAAGAACTCCTTCACGTCTTGCTACCACTAGCATTGCCCGGAATTGCCTCCACTGCCTTACTCTCAATTATCTTGTCCTGGAACGAAGCATTTTGGAGCCTCAACTTAACAACAGCAGATGCCGCCCCACTCACAGCTTTTATTGCTTCATTTTCCAGCCCTCAAGGATTATTTTGGGCAAAACTTTCCGCAGCATCAACACTAGCGATCGCACCCATCCTCATCTTCGGTTGGCTAAGTCAACGCCAACTAGTCCGAGGCCTGACATTCGGTGCAGTGAAGTAG
- a CDS encoding putative ABC transporter permease protein: MSSSLAVKPQQETPPPARPRTKRQASTLPLVAPSVVVLLLWMIVPLVMTLWFSFQRYNLLNPQARRFIGIENFTFILTDSALWTSIAITIILVVSVLVITIGLGTLLAVLFDQDFYGRGVARVLAISPFFVMPTVSALIWKNMLMHPVNGLFAQITTGLGLGAIDWFASVPLLAIIIIVSWEWLPFALLILLTAIQSLDRDQLEAARMDGANAIALFRFVMLPHLSRAISVVAMIETIFFLTIFAEIFVTTGGGPGLATTNLAYYIFLKALLEFDVGGASAGGLIAVILANVVAIFLMRSVARNLDT, translated from the coding sequence ATGTCTTCTTCATTAGCGGTAAAACCTCAACAGGAAACGCCACCACCCGCGAGGCCAAGAACCAAGCGGCAAGCTTCAACCTTACCTCTAGTTGCGCCTTCGGTCGTTGTCCTGTTGCTGTGGATGATTGTGCCTCTGGTGATGACTTTATGGTTTTCTTTTCAGCGGTATAACTTGCTGAATCCACAGGCACGTAGATTCATCGGGATTGAAAATTTTACGTTCATCCTGACTGACTCAGCTTTATGGACATCGATCGCCATCACAATTATTTTGGTTGTTTCGGTTCTAGTAATTACAATCGGGCTGGGTACATTACTAGCAGTGCTATTTGACCAAGATTTTTATGGGCGTGGAGTGGCGAGGGTGTTAGCAATCTCGCCGTTTTTTGTGATGCCTACAGTTAGCGCCCTGATCTGGAAAAATATGCTGATGCATCCAGTAAATGGGCTGTTCGCGCAAATCACTACAGGTTTGGGTTTAGGGGCAATTGATTGGTTTGCTAGTGTCCCTCTGCTGGCAATCATTATTATTGTTTCTTGGGAATGGCTGCCTTTTGCTTTGCTAATTTTACTAACAGCCATTCAGTCACTCGATCGCGATCAGTTAGAAGCAGCGCGAATGGATGGGGCAAATGCGATCGCTCTTTTTCGTTTCGTTATGCTACCCCATCTCAGCCGCGCCATTTCTGTGGTCGCCATGATCGAGACGATTTTTTTCCTCACCATCTTTGCAGAAATCTTTGTTACCACAGGCGGCGGCCCCGGACTTGCAACCACCAACCTCGCCTATTACATCTTCCTTAAAGCCTTGCTGGAATTCGATGTTGGTGGTGCCTCAGCAGGTGGATTAATCGCCGTCATCCTTGCCAACGTCGTGGCAATCTTCTTGATGCGTAGTGTTGCTCGTAATTTGGATACCTAA
- a CDS encoding TOBE domain family protein, whose amino-acid sequence MSTVALRDIHKTYADTEIIKGVDLDINDREFVVFVGPSGCGKSTLLRMIAGLEEISAGDLLIDGQKVNDVPPDKRGLAMVFQTYALYPHMTVAENMAFSLRLAGMPKAQRIERAREVARILQLEPLLNRKPKELSGGQRQRVAIGRALVRNPKVFLFDEPLSNLDAALRVQMRIELASLHDSLQATMIYVTHDQVEAMTLADKIVVLQGGIIEQVGSPLELYHHPRNLFVAGFIGSPKMNFIPVTVSSVTDSGTTVRLPGDATVMIPVMPKTLSAGDRATLGIRPEHLRLDANNPSINGEVLVVERLGGETYLYVRITGGETIIVQTDGDEPAQLHDFVPISIKGELCHLFDRSGEAIPKARRHHLTMNESHEQQYQRRLSNQAE is encoded by the coding sequence ATGTCAACAGTTGCTTTAAGAGATATCCATAAAACCTACGCCGACACAGAAATCATCAAAGGCGTAGATCTCGACATTAACGATCGCGAATTTGTGGTCTTCGTCGGCCCCTCCGGCTGCGGTAAATCCACTCTACTCCGCATGATTGCTGGATTAGAAGAAATTTCCGCTGGCGATTTGCTGATCGATGGGCAGAAAGTCAACGATGTACCCCCCGATAAACGCGGTTTGGCAATGGTGTTTCAAACCTACGCCTTATATCCCCACATGACAGTCGCAGAGAACATGGCTTTTAGCCTGCGGCTGGCGGGTATGCCCAAAGCCCAACGGATTGAAAGGGCGCGGGAAGTCGCCCGTATCCTGCAACTAGAACCGCTGTTAAACCGCAAACCCAAAGAACTATCCGGAGGACAACGCCAACGGGTAGCAATTGGTCGGGCGTTGGTGCGCAATCCCAAAGTATTTTTGTTTGATGAGCCGTTATCTAACCTAGATGCAGCTTTGCGGGTGCAGATGCGGATTGAACTTGCCAGTTTACACGACAGCTTGCAAGCCACGATGATTTACGTCACCCACGACCAAGTCGAAGCCATGACCCTTGCCGATAAAATTGTGGTATTGCAAGGCGGTATCATCGAACAAGTTGGTTCTCCCCTAGAACTTTACCACCATCCCCGCAATCTTTTTGTTGCCGGATTTATTGGTTCGCCCAAAATGAACTTTATCCCGGTGACAGTATCATCCGTCACTGACTCTGGGACAACGGTAAGACTTCCTGGTGACGCAACTGTGATGATTCCGGTGATGCCTAAAACTTTGTCGGCTGGCGATCGCGCCACATTAGGAATTCGTCCCGAACATTTGCGGCTGGATGCTAATAACCCCAGCATCAATGGTGAAGTACTAGTGGTAGAACGACTGGGTGGGGAAACCTATCTCTACGTCAGGATTACGGGTGGTGAAACCATCATTGTACAAACAGATGGAGACGAGCCTGCCCAATTACACGATTTCGTTCCTATATCCATTAAAGGCGAACTTTGCCATTTGTTCGATCGCAGCGGTGAAGCCATTCCCAAAGCTCGTCGTCATCACCTAACCATGAATGAATCCCATGAACAGCAATATCAGCGCAGACTCAGCAATCAAGCTGAATGA